From Macrobrachium nipponense isolate FS-2020 chromosome 6, ASM1510439v2, whole genome shotgun sequence, a single genomic window includes:
- the LOC135216588 gene encoding prostatic spermine-binding protein-like codes for MVMVTMMTIKTMVTVKMMMMMMINEDDVHNDDVKDDRDNDNDDDDEVGDDGDDTEDDSDADDGDDKDDVDGDDIDDKDDGDGDDVADNGIYDDVNDIEDDGDIDNDGDDDDVDDDGGSGDDFESDGDNDDDSEEDVDNDNNGDDDVEDDGDSDNDGDDDDMKTIVLLVVVEVTLKIMVMMMMMMMALKTMGDGGNDEGDEEGEVFERNKGWSDGQ; via the coding sequence ATGGTGATGGTGACGATGATGACGATAAAGACGATGGTTAcggtgaagatgatgatgatgatgatgataaatgaaGACGATGTTCATAATGATGACGTTAAAGACGAtcgtgataatgataatgatgatgatgatgaagttggtgatgatggtgatgacaCTGAAGACGATAGTGAtgctgatgatggtgatgataaagATGACGTTGATGGTGACGATATCGACGATAAAGACGATGGTGACGGGGATGACGTGGCAGATAATGGTATTTATGATGATGTTAACGACATTGAAGACGATGGTGATAtcgataatgatggtgatgatgatgacgttGATGACGATGGTGGTAGTGGTGATGACTTTGAaagtgatggtgataatgatgatgacagtGAAGAAGATgttgataatgataacaatggtGATGATGACGTTGAAGACGATGGTGATagtgataatgatggtgatgatgatgacatgAAGACGATagtgttgttggtggtggtggaggtgactttgaaaataatggtgatgatgatgatgatgatgatggcgttGAAGACGATGGGGGATGGCGGGAATGATGAAGGGGATGAGGAAGGGGAAGTTTTCGAAAGGAATAAGGGATGGTCTGATGGACAGTGA